From Limibacter armeniacum, one genomic window encodes:
- a CDS encoding sulfatase-like hydrolase/transferase: MKQLTLFLWILFLPIIGLMAQKQTKDERPNIIFILTDDQSYGYMGGTGNPVVKTPNLDRLADEGTLFTNAHITSPICMPSRVSILLSQYERKHGVNFNSGTGMAEEAWENSYPMLLRKAGYFTAYVGKNHSPIGDNGYNTGIMEKSFDYWYAGHQHLGFYPKERHKIFAGAKEDTQVEVVGEAALDVLDNNEFRLEKAIKALDKRPENKPFALNICFNLPHGAGTESMQMRDSDPEIYKTLYRDQEIPLAKNYVAKADVKTPKLPADIHRVEDRQTIYDYVNTPEGTKERYIRQYQAMTGIDLLVGKLRDKLKELKLDKNTIIVFSSDHGLLMGQFGLGGKALLYEQCTHVPMIIMDPTVPKRKKIDKTDALVQSIDIAPTLLAKAGVQSPAAFQGKDLSELLTERKEVRDYLYTENLWSTHFGNPRCEAVQDKEWKYIRYYKNENFSATARIKYAKQLGVSVNKVLYGMNDKEIPVYRSYAEGPLEGEQPVYEELYHLSDDPIEEHNLAPDNKHKEKLEEMRKVWEKQIRMARGEGQPLVERFTNESQAEWQKKHAPIHE, from the coding sequence ATGAAGCAACTTACATTATTTCTGTGGATACTCTTCTTGCCGATCATCGGCTTGATGGCACAGAAGCAAACAAAAGATGAACGCCCAAACATCATTTTTATCCTGACAGATGATCAGTCTTATGGGTACATGGGGGGTACAGGAAACCCTGTGGTCAAAACCCCTAACCTTGACCGTCTAGCGGATGAGGGGACGCTGTTTACCAATGCTCATATAACTAGCCCGATTTGTATGCCAAGCAGGGTTTCCATTCTGCTTTCCCAATACGAGCGTAAGCATGGTGTCAATTTTAACTCAGGTACGGGAATGGCGGAAGAGGCGTGGGAAAATTCTTACCCGATGCTGCTGCGCAAGGCAGGTTACTTTACTGCCTATGTTGGAAAGAATCACTCGCCAATAGGGGATAACGGTTATAATACAGGCATAATGGAAAAGTCATTTGACTATTGGTATGCCGGACATCAGCACTTGGGATTTTACCCTAAAGAAAGACATAAGATTTTCGCTGGAGCTAAGGAAGACACACAGGTAGAAGTAGTCGGAGAAGCTGCTTTGGATGTGTTGGACAACAATGAGTTCAGGCTCGAAAAAGCCATCAAGGCACTGGACAAGCGTCCGGAAAATAAACCATTTGCCTTGAATATCTGCTTTAACCTACCGCATGGAGCAGGTACAGAAAGCATGCAGATGCGGGACAGCGACCCTGAAATCTATAAGACCCTTTACAGGGATCAGGAAATTCCTTTGGCTAAGAACTATGTGGCGAAAGCAGATGTCAAAACACCAAAACTGCCTGCCGATATTCACCGTGTGGAAGACCGCCAAACGATTTACGATTATGTAAATACCCCTGAAGGTACCAAAGAGCGTTACATCAGGCAATATCAGGCCATGACTGGAATTGACCTCTTGGTAGGCAAGCTGCGTGACAAGCTCAAGGAACTGAAGCTGGATAAGAATACCATTATCGTATTCTCTTCAGATCACGGTTTGCTGATGGGACAATTCGGATTGGGGGGCAAGGCATTGCTGTACGAGCAGTGTACCCACGTTCCCATGATTATTATGGACCCAACTGTGCCGAAACGCAAGAAAATAGACAAGACAGATGCTTTGGTGCAGAGCATTGACATCGCCCCCACGCTGCTGGCAAAAGCAGGTGTGCAATCGCCTGCGGCTTTTCAGGGAAAAGACCTTTCTGAACTGCTGACCGAAAGAAAAGAAGTGCGTGACTACCTCTATACAGAAAACCTCTGGTCTACCCACTTCGGAAATCCGCGTTGTGAAGCTGTACAGGACAAGGAATGGAAATACATCCGCTACTACAAGAATGAGAACTTCTCGGCCACCGCGCGCATCAAATATGCCAAGCAACTGGGCGTATCGGTGAATAAGGTATTGTATGGCATGAACGACAAGGAAATACCGGTTTACCGTAGTTATGCAGAAGGTCCACTGGAAGGGGAACAACCCGTTTACGAGGAGCTTTACCACCTTTCGGATGACCCAATAGAAGAGCATAACCTCGCACCCGACAACAAGCATAAGGAAAAGCTGGAGGAAATGAGAAAAGTATGGGAGAAGCAAATACGAATGGCTCGTGGAGAAGGGCAGCCTTTGGTTGAACGTTTCACGAATGAGTCTCAGGCAGAGTGGCAGAAAAAACATGCACCCATCCATGAATAA
- the galB gene encoding beta-galactosidase GalB, whose product MRQYSIYVLWLWFGLFACTRQASQEELQYLEEISFNDGWKFTKGEQEKGMSPDFDDSKWRKLDLPHDWAIEGPFDIQYNARAGGLPFHGIGWYRKTFKVARQLEGKKAFIHFEGVMNRAQVWVNGQLIGGRPYGYSGFQLDMTPYLKFGEENTVAVKCAPEDLSSRWYPGAGIYRDVWLEYKDPVHVAFDGTFITTPKIENGNATVNIKTELVNTSSEAATLQLETVVLNKLGEQVKSITSEVKLNAGGQTEVEQDIVLEKAQLWDLENPYLYKAVTFVKKGNELLDKKQTTFGVREISFTADKGFLLNGKHVRLQGVCLHHDQGPLGTAVNRRAKERQLQIMKDMGTNAVRTSHNPPSKALLELCDEMGLLVIDEAFDCWKMAKVENGYNKFYDEWSERDLRDLIRRDRNHPSIIMWSIGNEILEQSQKDGWKETCRLARITKDEDTSRPVTAGFNYYPASVINKLAEEVDIPGFNYKPMKYKEILTQHPDWIIYGSETSSCTSSRGVYHFPIEPYKTHESNQVTSYDLIGPNWSYPPEHEFDMLAENPNVLGEFIWTGFDYLGEPTPYGGRDNSTNGYWNGDWPVHSSYFGAADMCGFPKDRYFLYQSQWSKKPMVHVLPHWNWEGKEGDIIPVHAFTNCEEVELIVNGKSYGKKVKGVDLTPIPMVNRFWDSEKPLMSKYRLNWEVPYEPGSIKVIGYTNGKVMVEKEIHTAGKPHHIALEADRSAIIADGKDLSYVTVKVVDKDGNLCYTASNDIQFEIEGAGQIAGVGNGNAASLTPLQGKHMEVFSGMALAILKAEKEAKGQFTLKATAEGLESASIEINLQDQAL is encoded by the coding sequence ATGAGACAGTATTCAATATATGTGCTATGGTTATGGTTTGGGCTTTTTGCCTGTACCAGGCAGGCATCGCAGGAAGAGCTACAATACTTGGAGGAAATCAGCTTCAATGATGGTTGGAAGTTCACTAAAGGAGAACAGGAAAAGGGCATGAGTCCCGATTTTGATGATAGTAAATGGCGTAAATTAGACCTTCCGCACGATTGGGCTATTGAAGGACCATTTGACATTCAATACAATGCCCGTGCAGGTGGTTTGCCTTTCCACGGCATCGGTTGGTACCGCAAGACCTTCAAGGTGGCTAGACAGTTGGAAGGAAAAAAAGCGTTTATCCACTTCGAAGGTGTGATGAACCGAGCGCAGGTATGGGTAAACGGACAACTGATTGGCGGACGTCCATACGGTTATAGCGGATTCCAATTGGATATGACTCCTTACCTGAAGTTTGGGGAGGAGAACACCGTTGCCGTAAAATGTGCGCCCGAAGACCTAAGTTCACGTTGGTATCCGGGTGCCGGCATCTACCGTGATGTGTGGTTGGAATACAAAGACCCTGTGCATGTCGCTTTTGATGGTACATTCATTACAACACCTAAAATTGAGAATGGAAATGCCACTGTCAATATCAAGACTGAGTTGGTGAACACCTCTTCAGAAGCGGCAACCCTACAACTGGAAACAGTAGTACTGAACAAGTTGGGAGAGCAGGTAAAAAGCATCACTTCTGAAGTGAAACTGAATGCAGGAGGACAAACGGAAGTAGAGCAGGACATCGTCTTGGAAAAGGCACAGCTTTGGGATTTGGAGAATCCTTATTTATACAAGGCGGTTACATTTGTCAAGAAAGGCAATGAACTGCTGGACAAGAAGCAAACAACTTTTGGCGTTCGTGAGATTTCTTTCACGGCCGATAAAGGATTTCTCCTGAATGGCAAGCATGTTAGATTGCAGGGTGTATGTCTGCACCATGATCAGGGACCATTGGGAACAGCTGTGAACCGCAGAGCCAAAGAGCGTCAGCTGCAGATTATGAAAGACATGGGTACCAATGCGGTACGTACAAGCCATAACCCTCCTTCAAAAGCATTATTGGAACTGTGTGATGAAATGGGATTGCTGGTCATCGATGAAGCTTTTGACTGTTGGAAAATGGCAAAGGTGGAAAATGGCTATAACAAGTTCTATGATGAGTGGAGCGAGAGAGACCTGAGGGATCTGATCAGAAGAGACCGCAACCACCCATCCATCATAATGTGGAGTATTGGAAACGAAATTCTGGAGCAAAGTCAGAAAGACGGCTGGAAAGAAACCTGCAGATTGGCACGTATCACCAAGGACGAGGATACTTCTCGTCCGGTAACGGCAGGTTTCAACTACTATCCGGCTTCAGTAATCAATAAACTGGCAGAAGAGGTGGATATCCCGGGCTTCAACTACAAGCCGATGAAGTACAAGGAAATCCTGACACAACATCCTGATTGGATTATCTACGGGTCGGAAACCTCATCTTGTACAAGTTCAAGAGGCGTTTACCATTTCCCGATTGAGCCATACAAGACACATGAGTCAAATCAGGTAACAAGTTATGACCTGATCGGTCCAAACTGGTCTTACCCACCGGAGCATGAGTTCGATATGCTGGCAGAGAACCCAAATGTATTGGGTGAGTTTATCTGGACAGGTTTTGACTACTTGGGCGAGCCGACACCATACGGTGGAAGAGACAACTCAACCAATGGTTACTGGAATGGCGACTGGCCAGTACACTCCTCTTACTTTGGTGCGGCTGATATGTGTGGTTTCCCGAAAGACCGTTATTTCCTTTACCAAAGCCAATGGAGTAAAAAACCAATGGTACATGTACTGCCACATTGGAACTGGGAAGGTAAAGAAGGGGATATTATTCCTGTTCATGCCTTTACCAACTGTGAGGAAGTGGAACTGATTGTCAATGGCAAATCATATGGCAAGAAAGTGAAGGGCGTGGACTTGACACCAATCCCGATGGTCAACAGATTCTGGGACTCAGAAAAACCATTGATGTCCAAATACCGCCTGAACTGGGAAGTGCCTTATGAGCCGGGAAGTATCAAGGTAATCGGCTATACCAACGGAAAAGTGATGGTGGAAAAAGAGATCCACACTGCTGGCAAGCCGCATCACATTGCGTTGGAAGCAGACCGTTCAGCGATTATTGCGGATGGAAAAGACCTTTCTTATGTAACCGTTAAAGTGGTGGATAAGGACGGCAACTTGTGCTACACAGCGTCCAACGATATTCAGTTTGAAATTGAGGGAGCAGGACAAATCGCAGGCGTAGGCAATGGCAATGCAGCATCTCTCACCCCTTTACAAGGTAAACATATGGAAGTGTTCAGTGGAATGGCATTGGCAATTCTGAAAGCTGAAAAAGAGGCGAAAGGTCAGTTCACCTTGAAAGCAACTGCCGAAGGATTGGAATCAGCATCTATTGAGATCAACCTTCAGGATCAGGCTTTGTAA
- a CDS encoding sulfatase family protein: MKKILMALLLLPSVLQANNPPVSKKTPPPNIIIIISDDQGWGDVGFNGSDIPTPNLDQLAKQGVIFNQGYASHPYCSPSRAGLLSGRYQQRFGHENNIHNDYAGDEDGDGLPLEELMLSEHLQSQGYQTCAIGKWHLGNTERYWPIQRGFDDWFGFYGGGMDYWSNLRNKPAISGVLRNGEIVPKDELTYLTDDFSEAAAEYIEEYAQSEKPFFMYLAYNAPHAPIQAPKKYLDKVAHIEDGERAAYAAMVVGMDEGIGKVIAKLKETGEYENTLIVFYSDNGPHGSGASGYPFRGHKGMLFEAGIRVPFVISWPEGIKGGKHYGEAISALDIFPTVVEASNTAKPKKELDGVSLLPYLHGKNRKAPHQTLFWRYSDGAGYAVRHGQYKLIYSGFKQKELLFDMEADAYERNDLAEQLPEKVKELTKLYQEWSKDTEKAKWQDPHMENVRKEEGKRQSFIDRASAGERKSGL, translated from the coding sequence ATGAAAAAAATACTGATGGCACTCTTGCTGCTTCCTTCAGTGTTGCAGGCAAACAATCCGCCCGTTTCCAAGAAAACACCTCCTCCTAATATCATCATCATCATTTCGGATGATCAGGGTTGGGGAGATGTCGGCTTTAATGGCTCCGACATCCCGACGCCCAATCTGGATCAGTTGGCAAAGCAGGGCGTTATTTTCAATCAAGGTTATGCAAGCCATCCATACTGCAGCCCGAGCCGTGCCGGACTATTGAGTGGCAGGTACCAACAACGTTTCGGTCACGAGAATAACATTCACAATGATTATGCAGGAGATGAAGATGGAGACGGACTGCCATTGGAAGAGCTGATGCTGTCAGAGCATCTGCAGTCGCAAGGCTATCAGACCTGTGCCATAGGAAAATGGCATTTGGGCAATACGGAACGCTACTGGCCCATCCAACGTGGCTTTGATGACTGGTTCGGTTTCTACGGTGGTGGAATGGACTACTGGAGTAATCTTAGAAATAAACCTGCCATTTCAGGTGTATTGCGCAACGGGGAAATTGTACCAAAAGATGAGCTGACTTATCTGACGGACGATTTTTCAGAGGCAGCAGCTGAGTATATTGAGGAGTATGCCCAATCAGAAAAACCATTCTTTATGTATTTGGCATACAATGCGCCACATGCCCCGATTCAGGCACCCAAAAAGTACTTGGACAAGGTAGCACACATTGAAGATGGAGAGCGAGCCGCTTATGCCGCAATGGTAGTAGGCATGGATGAAGGAATCGGAAAAGTGATTGCAAAATTGAAAGAAACCGGTGAGTACGAAAATACTTTAATCGTATTCTACAGTGATAATGGACCGCATGGAAGCGGTGCAAGTGGTTATCCTTTCCGTGGACACAAGGGGATGCTTTTTGAGGCAGGCATTCGGGTACCTTTCGTGATTTCATGGCCTGAAGGTATCAAAGGTGGCAAACATTACGGGGAAGCCATTTCTGCTTTGGATATTTTCCCGACTGTGGTGGAAGCATCCAATACAGCCAAGCCCAAAAAGGAACTGGATGGAGTAAGTTTGTTGCCTTATCTGCATGGTAAAAACAGGAAAGCGCCGCACCAGACACTTTTCTGGCGATATTCAGATGGTGCAGGTTATGCCGTAAGACATGGTCAGTACAAACTAATCTATTCAGGGTTTAAGCAGAAAGAATTGCTTTTCGATATGGAAGCGGATGCCTATGAGCGCAACGACTTGGCCGAACAGCTTCCTGAAAAAGTGAAAGAACTGACAAAGCTGTATCAGGAATGGAGTAAAGACACAGAGAAAGCAAAATGGCAGGACCCACACATGGAGAATGTCCGCAAGGAAGAAGGAAAACGTCAATCATTTATCGACAGAGCAAGTGCAGGAGAGCGGAAGAGTGGACTTTAA
- a CDS encoding right-handed parallel beta-helix repeat-containing protein — MKLNKLIVLIGLLMAHTASATNYYVAKSGADTNVGTLSAPFLTIAKASSMLSAGDTCFIMEGIYREVLQPQSNGEAGKPIVYTSYDGEDVLISATEILDTWEQHSGNIYKAAYTMTLGRQNMLFCNDKPMDWARWPNNEDSNPYTIDAWNVTSGTASSVESHDLPSHSWAGGYIWYLGAHSGTSWTREITSSTTTTVNFEGVDITKWPFNPHNPTVKRNNNFGRFYLMGVLDALDYEREWFYKDGYVYFQAPNNLNPSTLKVEVGARSKTINLNKTYVYVDGINTFGGKVDISADNCELRNTTITNGLQILDELDNTDAQVADAAVLVRSSYVTVSNNTIDGSSLNGVFVQGWGNKTNVNISNNYIRNCNTVGIHASPIRCSAPNAVIYGNTIQTTGRDGIYNGGSDTEIAYNDVSNCMLINNDGGVFYTVGNANDKNVVIHHNWFHDSEGPDYADGRAAGIYLDNNSKGYLVHHNVVWNVTWTGIQMNWDNWNIDIYNNSIYEVEGTMGRWENGYTLNDVVLKNNYGSSGEFIGTDISATSNLIDATNPFTDISAHDFRPHQDAAIIDAGEQIVGITDDYMGAAPDIGAYEYQRTPWRPGVNPVMGGEEDVPTALPQDSGAINWLMFPNPLDAPYLKIQTMNASKISIYDLTGRKVYVSLEQIPEHSIHKEVFPSSGLYVVQIQGENRTLSRKLLVQ, encoded by the coding sequence ATGAAATTGAATAAACTGATTGTGCTGATTGGCTTGCTGATGGCACATACGGCGTCTGCAACCAACTATTATGTAGCAAAGTCGGGAGCTGATACCAATGTAGGTACCTTGTCAGCTCCGTTTCTGACCATTGCCAAGGCTTCTTCCATGCTGTCAGCAGGTGATACCTGTTTTATTATGGAGGGTATTTACCGCGAAGTACTGCAACCTCAAAGCAACGGGGAAGCAGGAAAACCCATTGTGTATACCAGTTACGACGGTGAGGATGTCTTGATCTCAGCGACAGAAATCCTCGACACTTGGGAACAGCATTCGGGTAATATCTACAAGGCTGCTTACACCATGACGCTCGGTCGGCAGAATATGCTTTTCTGCAATGACAAGCCGATGGATTGGGCACGTTGGCCCAACAATGAGGACAGTAATCCTTACACTATTGATGCTTGGAACGTGACAAGCGGTACAGCGTCTTCAGTGGAGAGTCATGATCTTCCATCCCATAGCTGGGCAGGTGGTTATATTTGGTATTTGGGAGCACATTCCGGTACAAGCTGGACACGTGAGATTACTTCAAGTACAACCACTACAGTTAATTTTGAGGGAGTGGACATTACCAAGTGGCCCTTTAATCCGCATAACCCAACGGTCAAGAGAAACAACAACTTCGGTCGCTTTTACCTCATGGGCGTATTGGATGCATTGGACTATGAGCGTGAATGGTTTTACAAAGATGGGTATGTCTATTTTCAGGCACCGAATAACTTGAATCCATCAACGCTGAAAGTAGAAGTAGGCGCCCGCAGCAAAACGATCAACCTCAACAAAACATATGTCTACGTAGATGGCATCAATACATTTGGTGGTAAGGTGGACATCAGTGCAGACAATTGTGAACTGAGAAACACGACCATCACCAATGGATTGCAGATACTGGATGAGCTGGACAATACGGATGCGCAGGTAGCTGATGCAGCGGTACTAGTGAGAAGTAGCTATGTAACCGTTAGCAACAATACAATTGACGGAAGCTCACTCAATGGCGTATTCGTGCAGGGTTGGGGTAACAAAACGAATGTCAATATCAGCAACAATTATATCCGTAATTGTAATACGGTAGGAATTCATGCTTCCCCGATCCGTTGTAGCGCACCAAATGCCGTTATCTATGGTAATACTATTCAGACGACCGGTCGCGATGGTATCTACAATGGAGGGTCAGACACTGAGATTGCATACAACGATGTATCCAACTGTATGTTGATCAACAACGATGGAGGTGTTTTCTATACAGTAGGCAATGCCAATGACAAGAATGTCGTGATCCATCACAACTGGTTCCATGATTCTGAAGGGCCTGATTATGCTGATGGTCGGGCTGCCGGTATCTACCTTGACAATAACAGCAAGGGATATTTGGTTCACCATAATGTGGTATGGAACGTAACTTGGACGGGTATTCAGATGAATTGGGACAACTGGAACATTGACATTTACAACAACAGCATCTATGAAGTGGAAGGAACAATGGGACGTTGGGAAAATGGCTATACCCTCAACGATGTGGTACTGAAAAACAACTACGGCAGCAGTGGGGAGTTTATCGGAACAGATATTTCGGCTACTTCCAACCTGATTGATGCAACGAATCCATTTACGGATATTTCCGCACACGATTTTCGTCCGCATCAGGATGCCGCCATCATAGATGCAGGAGAGCAGATTGTCGGCATAACAGATGATTACATGGGAGCAGCTCCTGATATTGGGGCTTACGAATATCAGCGAACTCCTTGGCGTCCGGGTGTCAATCCGGTGATGGGAGGGGAGGAAGATGTACCGACAGCATTGCCGCAAGACTCAGGCGCTATTAATTGGCTGATGTTCCCCAATCCATTGGATGCGCCATACCTGAAAATTCAAACCATGAACGCTTCCAAGATCAGTATCTATGACCTTACAGGCAGAAAGGTATATGTCAGTCTGGAACAAATACCTGAACACAGCATTCATAAGGAAGTATTTCCTTCCTCCGGATTGTATGTGGTACAAATTCAAGGAGAGAATAGGACGCTATCCCGAAAATTATTGGTACAATAA
- a CDS encoding arylsulfatase, with amino-acid sequence MKKHTRWRFAERDLLVFFAVMLFALNSTAIAKEKGKPTKPNVVLIITDDQGIGDLGCHGNPWLKTPNIDAFYKEAVRMTDFHVSPLCTPTRAAIFSGRYPINNGAWSTFKGRDALSKGTKTIADVFRQNGYSTALFGKWHLGDNYPVRPTDCGFEVAVHHLAGGVGELSDYWGNSYFDDVYYVNNEPKQFKGYCTDVWFSETMKFIDSHQDKPFFVCLLSNAPHDPLIVAEKYAAPYKHLEGDKIISANLYGMIANIDENFGKFRKFLKEKGLEENTILIYMSDNGSRFGYSRDGKLGYNKGFRGIKGDKLEGGHRVPFFIQWPNGKIEGGKDISELAAHVDLLPTLAGLCGIPIPEGMQLDGMDISPLLLGKKQKMDQPRSVFVHHRQDWRPPMEVDQTCILQDDWRLINGSALYDIRLDPQQTQNLAKENPQVVQQLLKQNADFLQNSKKNAVYRELPVNTVGNNAQNEIKLTIQHAIGEDGGIWKCEQVAAGMKNTNNTHVLEVEKAGYYLISCRRWPKECPGPIWGTPEENPKNLFNYQTIRPEKVSIRVANQMLEKNISPDDEAVTFSVALEKGKTLLVNDFMEGKSRYGVYYTYVSYLGTEL; translated from the coding sequence ATGAAAAAGCATACAAGATGGCGATTCGCTGAAAGGGACTTATTAGTCTTCTTTGCAGTGATGCTTTTTGCACTGAACAGCACAGCTATCGCAAAAGAAAAAGGCAAGCCTACAAAGCCTAATGTGGTGCTGATCATCACCGACGATCAGGGCATTGGGGATTTGGGATGTCATGGAAACCCTTGGCTGAAAACGCCCAATATCGATGCTTTTTACAAAGAAGCGGTCCGCATGACAGATTTCCATGTAAGCCCGCTTTGTACCCCGACTCGTGCCGCTATTTTTTCAGGACGCTACCCTATTAACAACGGGGCGTGGTCCACTTTCAAGGGAAGGGATGCCCTGTCAAAAGGCACCAAAACCATTGCGGATGTTTTCAGGCAGAACGGCTACAGCACCGCCCTTTTCGGTAAGTGGCATCTGGGCGACAATTACCCTGTCCGTCCGACAGACTGTGGCTTTGAGGTAGCTGTACATCATTTGGCTGGAGGCGTTGGAGAACTATCGGACTATTGGGGTAACAGCTACTTTGACGATGTCTATTACGTCAACAACGAACCCAAGCAATTTAAAGGCTACTGTACGGATGTCTGGTTCAGTGAAACCATGAAGTTCATTGACTCGCACCAAGACAAGCCGTTTTTTGTTTGCCTGCTTTCCAACGCACCGCATGACCCCTTGATTGTAGCAGAAAAGTATGCAGCCCCTTACAAGCATCTGGAAGGGGATAAGATCATCAGCGCCAACCTCTACGGCATGATTGCCAACATTGATGAAAACTTCGGAAAGTTCAGAAAATTCCTGAAAGAGAAAGGATTGGAAGAAAACACCATTCTGATTTATATGAGTGACAACGGCAGCCGCTTTGGGTATAGCCGTGATGGAAAGTTGGGCTACAACAAGGGTTTCCGAGGAATCAAAGGAGACAAGCTGGAAGGTGGTCACCGTGTACCATTTTTTATTCAGTGGCCAAACGGTAAAATCGAAGGAGGGAAAGACATCAGTGAGCTGGCTGCTCATGTAGACCTGCTGCCAACACTTGCAGGGTTGTGCGGGATTCCAATTCCTGAAGGGATGCAGCTGGACGGAATGGATATATCACCATTGCTTTTGGGCAAGAAGCAAAAAATGGATCAGCCGAGAAGCGTATTTGTGCATCACCGGCAGGATTGGCGTCCTCCTATGGAAGTGGATCAGACCTGTATCCTGCAGGATGACTGGCGCCTGATCAATGGCAGTGCTTTGTATGACATTCGATTGGATCCACAACAGACCCAAAACTTGGCGAAGGAAAATCCGCAGGTCGTACAGCAGTTGCTGAAACAGAATGCCGATTTCCTTCAAAACAGCAAAAAGAATGCGGTGTACAGGGAGCTGCCCGTCAATACAGTAGGCAATAACGCACAAAATGAAATCAAGCTGACCATTCAGCATGCCATCGGAGAGGATGGCGGTATCTGGAAGTGTGAGCAAGTGGCAGCCGGAATGAAGAACACCAACAACACGCATGTCTTGGAAGTGGAGAAAGCAGGCTATTACCTGATCTCTTGCAGAAGGTGGCCCAAGGAATGTCCGGGACCTATTTGGGGGACGCCGGAAGAGAATCCCAAAAACCTCTTCAATTACCAAACCATCCGTCCGGAGAAAGTCAGCATTCGGGTTGCTAACCAAATGCTGGAAAAGAACATATCACCGGATGATGAGGCGGTTACTTTCAGTGTCGCATTGGAGAAGGGAAAGACCTTACTAGTCAACGATTTTATGGAAGGAAAAAGCCGTTACGGCGTCTATTACACTTATGTATCGTATTTAGGAACGGAACTATGA